The following is a genomic window from Staphylococcus capitis subsp. capitis.
GATAGAAGAGGAAGATTTATTAACCGCTGCCACTGAAAAGGGGAACTACGTACGCCAGCGAATGAATCAATGGATGACACAGTTCGAGAGTGTAGGAGATGTACGAGGTGTTGGATTATCAATAGGTATAGATATTGTGTCTGATAAGGAAATTAAGACACGAGATTCAGAAGCAGCATTGAAAATTTGTAATTATTGCTTTGAGCATGGAGTTGTAATCATTGCAGTCGCAGGAAATGTATTGAGATTTCAACCACCACTAGTAATTACTTATGAACAACTTGATACAGCAGTCGATACCATTGAGAATGCACTTAAAGCATTGGAAAAAGGTAACTTAGATCAGTATGAAATTACCGGTCAAGGATGGTAATGAATCAAAAAGATTCTCATTTTATTAAAAATAAATGAGGATCTTTTTTTATAAAAAAGGCACAAGTGCTGTAAAAACAACAATTGTGCCACTTAGTATTTATTATTTCGGTGCGTGATATTCTTCTTCATCATTTTTCTTAGAGTGTTTCAGTCCATAAAGTAAGTAAATAACAATACCTACAACGAACCATATTAAAGTATATAATTTAGCTTCAAAGCTTAGTCCCCAGAATACAAGTAATACTAGTACAAATGTAATAGCTGGTAATACTGGATATAATGGTAATTTGAAATCTGGTTTTGGTAAATCCTTACCTTCACGTTTTCTTAAGCGATACATTGCCAGTGATACAAACATAAATGCTACGAGTGTACCTGCAGAAATTAATTGTGCTAAAAAGTTGAATGGGAACATTGAACCTATTATCACACCAATAATTGTTAAAATAAGTAAAGCTCTGTTTGGTAAGTGCTTATGATTTAATTGACTTAACCATGAAGGTAGTAATCCGTCGCGACCAAATGAATACAATAATCGTGATCCGGCTAACATCATACCGATTAAAGCAGTGAACATACCGATAACTGAAATCGCTTGAACCACTGCCGCTATAATTCCATGGCCACTTTTACGTAGAGCCCAACCTACCGGTTCAGCATTGTCTGCATATTGTGAGTAATGGAACATACCAACTAAGACTAATGCCACGGCTACAAATAGTACAATGGCTACTGCAAGAGAACCTAAAATCCCTCTAGGCATTGTTTTTTGAGGGTTAATAGCTTCTGCAGAGTTTGCAGCAATTGAATCAAATCCAATATATGCTAAGAAAATCATTGATACACCAGCATATATACCTTGCCATCCACCAAAATCACCTGATTTTGTAACTTTGTGCTCAGGCACAAATGGTACGAAGTTACTAAAGTTGATTGCTGTTAAACCAACAATGACAAATAAGATAATTGCCAAAACTTTAAGTATAACTAGGATATTTTCCATGCGAGCAGCTTCAGTCACACCACGAGAAAGTAATAACGCAGTTAATATAATTACGACAGCAGCGATGATGTCTATTACACCGCCTTTATTGCCGAAAGTATTCGACAACGCGTTAGGTAATGTGATACCAATCGGGGCGATAAGACCTCTTAAGTTAGCTGAAAATCCGGAATCAACAAAGGCTACCGCAATAAAGTACTCAGCAAGTAATGCCCATCCAGCAACCCATCCGAAGAATTCTCCAAATAATACATTAATCCATGAATATGCTGATCCTGCGAAAGGCATAGTCGATGCCATTTCAGTATATGTAAAAGCTACAAGACCAGCCACTATAGCCGCTAATAGGAACGATAAAGCTACTGCTGGACCGGCGTGCTCTGCAGCAACAACTCCTGGTAGAGTGAAAATGGATGTAGAAACAATTGTACCGACACCTAACGCAAGAAAGTCACGAACACGTAATGTGCGTTAAAGGTGTCCATCTTTATTTTGATAAATTGTTGGATTCTCTTTACGAGTAATCCGGTTAAAAAAACTAGACATAATAAACCTCCACTTACTAATAAGACATCTATTTCGAGCAGTCATGGTGTTTATAGAGATTGTTATAGTCCTTATATAAACAACACGAGTGACCAGCTATTTCTAATAATTTATATCATAGCATAGAATTTTCTTATTTTGTCTAAAAATTCTGAAAAATTAAAGCTTTTCTATCTCTCTTTTGATGAATAAATCAAATGTAAGCATTTCACGAAATGATAAACTTGATTATATCAGATATACAAAAAATAAAAATAGAATTTTTAACGAAATTTTTACCAATATTTTACAATTTACATTTATACGTTATAAAACGGATAAATTAACATTCTATAGTGGCAAGGTGTAAAATATGATTGAAAAAATAGAAAAGAGGTGATAGCTATTTCATTAGACAAATATCTCACACAAAATATTCATCAATTTAAAGAGATGGCTATTGCATTGACATTTGTTGGTGGATATATAGATGCTTATACCTTTTTAGAACGTGGAGGCACTTTAGCAGCGGGTCAAACTGGTAACCTCATCTTTCTAGCTTCTGAAGTCTCTCATCATAACCTTGATGGTGGATTGTTAAAGATTATTTCAGTTATCTCATTTATGATAGGTGTCATGTTTGTTTCATTAATACATGCGAAAATAGCTACAAGATATTGGCGTCTTATCGCTTTACTACCAATCACAATGAGTAGCATCACAGTGGGTTTTATACCTGCATCAATACCGAACATCTATATTATTCCACCTTTAGCATTTAGTATGGCCATGCTTACTACTGCGTTTGGTAAAATAGAAGGTGAAGGATATGCTAACACATTTTCAACAGGTAATTTAAAAAAAGCTGTGATTGCGCTAAGTGAATTTATTATAAATAAAGACAAAGTACAATTGAGTAAATCATTGCTTTACATTAGAATAGTAATAAGTTTTGTTGTGGGGGGCTATTATATCTGCGTTACTTCAAAAATATATGGGAGTCTATACAATTTTAATAGCTGCATTCATTTTAATTAGCGTTTTAATATTTTATAGCTTTCTGATTTATCGCAGAGAACGTAATATTCAGTAATATTAATTTGCATAAGGATGAGTAAAGAAATGGAAATTAAACAGATAAAATATTTCGTAGAAGTCGTTCGCCAAGGGGGAATGACACAAGCGTCAGAACATTTATATATTGCTCAATCAACGATTAGTAAAGCTATAAAAAATATCGAGAATGAATATGATATTACTTTATTCGATCGTTCTCAGAAACAAATTAAATTGACAGATATTGGCCAAACATTTTATGACAATAGTCTAGAATTTTTGGCTCTATTTGAGAAACTATCATTAGAAATGAACGATGTAGTCAATGTTCAAAAGGGCCATATTAAGATAGGACTTTCACCCATGATGAATGTTCAAATGTTTACAAATGCGCTTAATCAATTTCACAAGTTATACCCTAATGTGACATACGAAGTCATTGAAGGTGGAGGGAAAATAGTAGAGAACTTAACTGCTAATGACGATGTAGATATAGGTATAACAACGTTGCCTGTGGATCATTCATTATTCCATTCTGTTTCCTTATACAATGAAGAG
Proteins encoded in this region:
- a CDS encoding YoaK family protein translates to MIAISLDKYLTQNIHQFKEMAIALTFVGGYIDAYTFLERGGTLAAGQTGNLIFLASEVSHHNLDGGLLKIISVISFMIGVMFVSLIHAKIATRYWRLIALLPITMSSITVGFIPASIPNIYIIPPLAFSMAMLTTAFGKIEGEGYANTFSTGNLKKAVIALSEFIINKDKVQLSKSLLYIRIVISFVVGGYYICVTSKIYGSLYNFNSCIHFN
- a CDS encoding LysR family transcriptional regulator → MEIKQIKYFVEVVRQGGMTQASEHLYIAQSTISKAIKNIENEYDITLFDRSQKQIKLTDIGQTFYDNSLEFLALFEKLSLEMNDVVNVQKGHIKIGLSPMMNVQMFTNALNQFHKLYPNVTYEVIEGGGKIVENLTANDDVDIGITTLPVDHSLFHSVSLYNEELLLVVSNDHHLSDMEKVDLAELKNEEFVLFHDDYYLKDQIIENCKRIGFYPKTVANISQISFIANLIQQGIGISIVPESLVRLMGDNVTSIQLENVELSWHLGAIWRKDAYLNYVTRQWIDFISTLQPIK